One Sodalinema gerasimenkoae IPPAS B-353 DNA segment encodes these proteins:
- a CDS encoding tetratricopeptide repeat protein, whose amino-acid sequence MAVVLVSGSGSLVQGQESPNVTETEAQELQQFRAQESFQENLERAIANSVSLRDRIDDQIERAMAAQRPAITAVFVVLALLPLLGAIAVWLILNRLEARANAYAQEIDSIKNDAMAELLGMMNEAHSVLHQIQTQIHEPLPRVPVGAERQITISSQPRDHRADQDNLQEDNLQEDNLQEVRSSQGISAARESSKADDLEILRDDSPPADSHLSQDEVMESNDDEEDDPPSLNSILDSEEEEEEEPPPSLNSILDSEEDDEDDPPSNTAPLSVNSILDHDSEEEETSQAPPTTPERVTQPPVTYRGGEEGIATASQNRLNGNARGDRIPEQEPVRQPEQPQRLPQPPQVGAAEFCRQANALFFSGRYSDAIVAYQQAVQLKPDYHQAWSNQGSALFHLERYPEAIAAYNRALNIYPDYPEAWNNKGGALSKLGQYEEALAAYDRAVELKPDYVEAWNNRGLALMELKRYKESVASYNRAVKLKPDYIEAWNNRGLAFAGADLHEHALRCFDKARSLNPDNIDTYRNQGLSLAALERYPEAIRAYQRGTEIQPSDIPTWYYLGQLLTQLERYDEAIAAYDEAIALQPAIPEIWYNRAGCYSAQGFVAPCLESLQEALRLSPHPYRERAQVDSIFDEIRQDERFKQLLL is encoded by the coding sequence ATGGCGGTTGTCCTGGTGTCTGGTTCCGGCAGCCTGGTTCAGGGGCAGGAGTCTCCGAACGTCACGGAAACTGAGGCCCAGGAATTGCAACAGTTTCGGGCCCAGGAGAGTTTTCAGGAAAATCTGGAACGGGCGATCGCCAATAGTGTCAGTTTACGCGATCGCATCGATGACCAAATTGAACGGGCCATGGCCGCCCAACGCCCCGCGATTACAGCCGTCTTCGTGGTTTTGGCCCTACTTCCCTTGTTGGGGGCGATCGCCGTCTGGCTGATTCTCAACCGCCTGGAAGCCCGCGCCAATGCCTACGCCCAGGAAATTGACAGTATCAAAAATGATGCCATGGCGGAGTTACTGGGGATGATGAATGAGGCCCACAGCGTCTTACATCAAATTCAAACCCAGATCCATGAGCCACTTCCCCGGGTTCCTGTAGGGGCCGAACGCCAGATTACGATCAGTTCTCAGCCTAGAGATCACCGTGCTGATCAAGACAACTTACAAGAGGACAACTTACAAGAGGACAACTTACAAGAGGTTAGGTCTTCTCAGGGGATCTCAGCAGCGAGGGAGTCTTCTAAGGCGGATGACTTGGAGATACTTCGAGATGATTCTCCCCCCGCCGACTCTCACCTGTCACAGGATGAGGTGATGGAGTCTAATGATGATGAGGAGGACGATCCCCCATCTCTTAACTCAATTCTCGATTCAGAGGAGGAAGAAGAGGAGGAACCGCCCCCATCCCTGAACTCAATTCTCGACTCAGAGGAAGATGATGAGGATGACCCTCCTAGTAATACAGCCCCCCTGTCCGTCAACTCCATTTTAGACCACGATTCCGAGGAGGAGGAGACCTCACAAGCGCCCCCCACAACCCCAGAGAGGGTAACTCAGCCTCCCGTTACCTATCGTGGCGGGGAGGAGGGGATCGCCACCGCCTCCCAGAACCGTCTCAACGGCAATGCCCGAGGCGATCGCATCCCGGAACAAGAACCGGTGCGCCAACCTGAACAGCCTCAACGGCTACCTCAGCCGCCTCAAGTGGGTGCAGCGGAGTTTTGCCGTCAAGCCAATGCCCTGTTCTTTAGTGGTCGTTATAGCGATGCCATCGTTGCCTATCAACAAGCCGTGCAACTGAAGCCGGACTACCATCAGGCCTGGAGTAATCAGGGAAGTGCCCTGTTCCATTTAGAACGCTATCCCGAGGCGATCGCCGCCTATAACCGCGCCCTCAATATCTATCCTGACTATCCTGAAGCCTGGAACAACAAAGGGGGCGCTCTTTCCAAATTGGGACAGTATGAGGAGGCCCTAGCCGCTTACGATCGCGCTGTGGAACTCAAACCCGATTACGTCGAGGCCTGGAACAATCGCGGCTTAGCCTTAATGGAACTGAAACGCTATAAGGAATCCGTCGCCTCCTATAATCGGGCGGTGAAGTTGAAACCCGATTACATCGAAGCCTGGAACAATCGCGGCTTAGCCTTCGCCGGGGCCGATCTCCATGAACATGCCCTACGCTGTTTTGACAAAGCCCGCAGTCTCAACCCAGATAATATTGATACCTATCGCAATCAGGGGCTGTCTCTGGCCGCCCTAGAACGCTACCCCGAAGCCATCCGGGCCTACCAACGGGGTACAGAAATTCAACCCAGTGATATCCCCACTTGGTACTATTTAGGACAACTTTTAACCCAACTGGAACGGTATGATGAGGCGATCGCGGCCTATGATGAGGCGATCGCCCTACAGCCCGCTATCCCAGAGATTTGGTATAACAGGGCTGGTTGCTATAGTGCGCAAGGGTTTGTTGCCCCCTGCTTGGAAAGCTTGCAAGAGGCCCTGCGTCTCTCACCCCATCCTTATCGTGAACGGGCCCAAGTGGATTCGATTTTCGATGAGATTCGCCAAGATGAACGGTTTAAACAGTTGTTGTTGTAG
- a CDS encoding TPR end-of-group domain-containing protein: MIQKSYILAVLSLLLISPRGAIAQDPTPPEAAPPEAAPPEAAPPETAAPITPQDPAEPSFIAPAPADPNAELDWQIENRLRNSSVVRDAINDAVDRNFAWTFGLLNILLLLLILFPIAGIALLWWMRQEMVSQVVDEVENHLSHELKAEVSRELKADFATAAPSSSATAAAEPAQLKDMVSMALSVQNVMSNARHTIENSMQLQDRLNGRLQDVLELQMMQGRQLEANGQYTEAIAAFDRAIEVDERHPEAYCAKGTLLVTLQRLEEALATYAEAVKVAPDCAEAWYGIARCYALVGHQEPAIENLKKAIHLNPSLKEKAQESEAFASLREQDAFQTALAVN, translated from the coding sequence ATGATTCAAAAATCTTACATCCTAGCTGTTCTCTCTCTACTGTTGATTTCTCCCCGAGGGGCGATCGCTCAAGACCCTACCCCCCCAGAAGCAGCCCCCCCAGAAGCAGCCCCCCCAGAAGCAGCCCCCCCAGAAACCGCTGCCCCCATAACTCCTCAAGACCCAGCAGAACCGTCCTTTATTGCCCCAGCCCCAGCCGACCCCAACGCCGAGTTAGACTGGCAAATTGAGAATCGTTTACGCAATAGTTCAGTGGTTCGTGATGCCATCAATGATGCCGTTGATCGCAACTTTGCTTGGACATTTGGCCTATTAAATATTCTCCTGTTGCTGTTAATCCTCTTCCCCATTGCGGGAATCGCTCTCTTATGGTGGATGCGCCAAGAAATGGTATCTCAAGTGGTGGATGAGGTGGAAAACCATCTCTCACATGAGTTGAAAGCAGAAGTCAGTCGCGAATTAAAAGCAGATTTTGCCACTGCGGCCCCATCGAGTTCAGCCACTGCGGCAGCAGAACCGGCACAACTGAAGGATATGGTCTCCATGGCCCTGTCGGTGCAAAATGTCATGTCCAATGCCCGTCATACCATTGAGAACTCAATGCAATTGCAAGATCGGCTCAATGGACGTTTACAGGATGTCCTGGAACTCCAGATGATGCAAGGGCGACAACTTGAAGCCAATGGACAATACACGGAGGCGATCGCCGCCTTTGATCGCGCCATTGAGGTGGATGAACGCCATCCTGAGGCCTATTGTGCCAAAGGAACGCTCCTGGTCACCCTACAACGCCTTGAAGAAGCCCTAGCGACCTATGCTGAGGCGGTTAAAGTCGCCCCCGATTGCGCTGAGGCTTGGTATGGCATCGCCCGCTGTTATGCCCTGGTGGGCCATCAGGAACCGGCGATTGAGAATCTTAAAAAAGCGATTCATCTCAACCCTAGCCTGAAAGAAAAGGCGCAAGAGAGTGAGGCCTTCGCCAGTCTCCGGGAACAAGACGCCTTCCAGACGGCCCTAGCTGTCAATTAG
- a CDS encoding ATP-dependent Zn protease, with product MSQFALNVLAIGIFSLTMFSLLGPMLNLSPLYPAATVFVVLGLATVDQLGFQGQGGLVVLDWLGANTSDRRQRVIRHEAGHFLVAYLLDVPIANYSLSAWEALKQGQTGRGGVQFDDGQLLSQLSQGQLSAQQLNRYAMVWMAGIAAEELDEDSARGGIDDRQQLRLVLRQLRPVVGDSEARERWAILQARTLIDRHRDAYDALVEAMSQRLSVQECCDLIQQHLTPAVS from the coding sequence ATGAGTCAATTTGCCTTAAACGTCTTAGCGATCGGCATTTTTAGCCTAACCATGTTTTCCCTCTTGGGACCGATGCTGAACCTATCGCCCCTGTATCCCGCGGCCACCGTTTTTGTCGTCTTGGGATTGGCGACGGTGGATCAGTTGGGCTTCCAAGGTCAGGGAGGACTGGTGGTCCTGGATTGGTTGGGGGCCAATACCAGCGATCGCCGCCAGCGAGTGATCCGCCATGAAGCGGGCCATTTTCTGGTGGCCTATCTCCTGGATGTGCCCATCGCCAACTATAGCCTCAGCGCCTGGGAAGCCCTCAAACAGGGACAAACCGGACGGGGAGGCGTTCAGTTCGACGATGGTCAATTACTCTCTCAACTCAGTCAGGGACAACTCTCGGCCCAACAGTTAAATCGTTATGCCATGGTTTGGATGGCGGGGATTGCGGCCGAAGAACTTGACGAAGATAGCGCCCGAGGTGGCATTGACGATCGCCAGCAACTGCGTTTAGTCTTGCGTCAGTTACGTCCCGTGGTTGGTGATAGCGAAGCCCGAGAACGCTGGGCTATTTTACAGGCGCGAACCCTCATCGATCGCCATCGGGATGCCTATGATGCCTTAGTTGAAGCCATGTCTCAACGACTAAGCGTTCAGGAATGCTGCGATCTCATCCAACAGCATCTCACCCCAGCCGTCTCCTAA
- the psbP gene encoding photosystem II reaction center PsbP, with amino-acid sequence MTGFKRLVAMLAVVIAVALTGCSNSPSSGLTSYTDSYDGYRFLYPNEWIEMDASNLAPDVVLHDLIEQSENLTVIMNPVAAGETLEKLGTPTEVGYELSKRAIAPEGSDRVAELVDAQARQDEDGKTYYILEYAVTLPDQLRHNIASIAISRGQLFTLNVSTTERRWQNIQDKLRIVARSFFVY; translated from the coding sequence ATGACCGGGTTTAAACGACTGGTAGCGATGCTTGCGGTAGTCATCGCCGTGGCCCTGACTGGGTGCAGTAATTCCCCAAGTAGTGGGTTAACCTCCTACACCGATAGCTATGACGGCTATCGCTTCCTCTATCCCAACGAATGGATTGAGATGGATGCGTCTAACCTCGCGCCGGATGTGGTGTTACATGATCTCATCGAACAAAGCGAAAATCTCACGGTGATTATGAATCCCGTTGCAGCGGGAGAAACCCTGGAAAAGTTAGGAACCCCCACCGAAGTCGGCTATGAACTCTCCAAACGGGCCATCGCCCCCGAGGGGAGCGATCGCGTGGCAGAATTGGTCGATGCCCAAGCCCGACAGGATGAAGATGGCAAAACCTACTATATTCTGGAATATGCGGTCACCTTACCGGATCAACTGCGTCATAACATTGCCAGCATCGCCATTTCTCGCGGTCAACTCTTTACCCTGAATGTGTCTACAACCGAACGGCGTTGGCAAAACATTCAGGATAAACTGCGGATTGTCGCTCGTTCGTTCTTTGTCTATTAA
- a CDS encoding Maf family protein: MSSPILILASASPARRQLLRSAGIDPIVCPSDLDESQVQLSNPVALVQTLAQLKGERIAAGIRCRDIAPHAPNPQEPESVLVLACDSVLVLDDQVYGKPANPDEAIARWQLMRGQVGELYTGHAIVDVSQNITLVNCEVTKVHFAKVSDSEIKAYVATGEPLNCAGCFAIDGRGSLFVEKIEGCHSNVIGLSLPLFRRMLLELGYNLETLW, from the coding sequence ATGAGTTCCCCCATTCTGATTCTCGCCTCTGCTTCTCCCGCCCGTCGGCAACTCTTGCGTAGTGCAGGGATTGACCCCATTGTCTGTCCCAGTGATTTAGATGAATCTCAGGTTCAGTTGAGTAATCCGGTGGCCCTCGTGCAAACCCTAGCCCAACTGAAGGGAGAACGCATTGCAGCGGGGATTCGTTGCCGGGATATTGCCCCCCATGCGCCCAATCCCCAAGAGCCAGAGTCGGTGTTGGTGTTAGCCTGTGACTCGGTGTTAGTCTTGGACGATCAGGTGTATGGCAAACCGGCCAACCCCGACGAGGCGATCGCCCGCTGGCAACTGATGCGGGGACAAGTGGGCGAACTCTATACGGGCCATGCCATTGTCGATGTCTCTCAGAACATCACCTTAGTCAATTGCGAGGTGACAAAGGTGCATTTTGCCAAGGTGAGTGACTCGGAGATTAAGGCCTATGTCGCCACTGGGGAACCCCTCAACTGTGCCGGATGTTTTGCTATTGACGGCCGAGGAAGTCTATTTGTTGAGAAGATTGAAGGTTGTCACAGCAATGTTATCGGCTTGAGTTTGCCCCTGTTTCGACGGATGCTGCTTGAACTCGGCTATAACTTAGAGACATTGTGGTAA